A window of the Paenibacillus woosongensis genome harbors these coding sequences:
- a CDS encoding formylglycine-generating enzyme family protein, which translates to MRKLLIFLFMANIFVVSACSQEKSVQSGTPIKNDNLVFVQGGTIMNKKSNYYGKSITLSNFYISKYEVTQKEWMEVMGSNPSGFQGDDLPVETVSWYDAVEYCNQRSIKEGLKPYYNINKNKKDRNNESEHDNLKWTVTINEGANGYRLPTEAEWEYAASGGQESKGYTYSGNNDADEVAWYWKNAGDEYLTGDWNWPKIESNRNTTKSVGAKKPNELGLFDMSGNVREWCWDWYGEELDSKSGAFRVVKGGGWIGDVRNNEISFRGKFEANGIGPDQGFRVVRSE; encoded by the coding sequence ATGAGAAAACTATTAATATTTCTATTCATGGCCAATATATTTGTTGTCAGCGCATGTTCACAGGAAAAATCAGTACAAAGCGGAACGCCCATAAAGAATGATAATCTTGTGTTCGTCCAGGGTGGAACGATCATGAATAAAAAATCCAACTATTACGGAAAAAGTATCACCCTCTCGAACTTTTATATTAGTAAATATGAGGTAACTCAGAAAGAGTGGATGGAGGTTATGGGAAGCAATCCCTCAGGATTCCAGGGCGATGATTTGCCGGTAGAGACCGTAAGCTGGTACGACGCTGTCGAGTACTGCAATCAGCGTAGTATCAAAGAAGGCTTAAAGCCATACTACAATATCAACAAGAATAAAAAAGATCGGAATAATGAGAGCGAGCACGATAATTTAAAATGGACAGTAACAATCAATGAGGGAGCCAATGGATACCGATTGCCGACAGAAGCTGAGTGGGAATACGCAGCAAGCGGGGGCCAGGAAAGCAAGGGCTACACCTATAGCGGAAACAATGATGCAGATGAAGTAGCATGGTATTGGAAAAACGCCGGGGATGAATACTTAACCGGAGATTGGAACTGGCCTAAGATCGAGAGTAACCGTAATACAACAAAGTCCGTCGGTGCCAAGAAACCCAACGAGCTAGGGCTTTTTGATATGTCAGGTAATGTAAGGGAATGGTGCTGGGACTGGTACGGCGAAGAGTTGGATAGTAAAAGCGGCGCTTTTCGGGTCGTGAAGGGCGGCGGCTGGATCGGCGACGTCAGGAACAATGAGATATCTTTCCGGGGCAAATTTGAGGCCAATGGCATCGGCCCGGATCAGGGCTTCCGCGTAGTCCGCAGCGAGTAA